AAGAGTGTAAGGTCAGCATTAATTGAATCAATAGTTTCAGCTAGTAATCGTAGTAAAGAGTTTCGTTAGGTTTTTCAATTATCTTTTAAGTTCATGTAAACTTTTTCAAGTGAATTTATATTTTTAGTAATTGTGTATCTCTCAAGTATGCGCTTTCTAGCTTTTTCTCCAAGATCTTTTGTAAATGAAGGGTGTTCTACAAGAATTGGGATTATAGTTTTTAATTGTGAAGCCACATTATCAGTTGAAATTACTATTCCTGCTCCGTTATCTAAAACTTCACCATCAGCTCCCGCATCTGTAGCTACACAAGCAGTACCAGCCGACATTGCCTCTAAAAGTGATAATGATAAACCTTCTACTAAGCTTGGTAAGAAAAATACTTCTGCTATTTGCATTATTGCTATCCTAGTTTCTAAATCTAATTCGGCACCCCACCAAATTAATTTCTCATTGCCAAGATTAGAAAAACTATTTTCAAGTGTTGGCTTCATTGGTCCATCCCCAACAATAACTAATTTGCAATTTTGAGTTTTTGTTTGGCGCCAAGAACGTAAAAGTGGCTCGATATTTTTCTCATTTGCAATCCTTCCCATATATAAAAAGATTCTTTCATTTCCAAGTTTGTTTTTAACCTGATCATATTTTTTATTTTTTTTGTAAAAAGGTTTCCAAATATTTTCATCAACCCCGTTTGGAATAATTATTTGTTTTTCTTTAGGTACTCCTAATTTTTCAAGAACATTTTTTTGTAGTTCAGAAAAAATAATTATTTTATCGAACTTTGCTAAAGAGGGAGCATAAAGTTGATACGTTAATTGTTGAGTGCTCGCGGTTAGATTTCTATTTTTTGCATCAAATGGTGGATGAAATGTTCCTATAAGAGGAATATTAATTTTATTACAAAGCTCTGGAAGTCTAAAGTCTAAAGGAGATAAAGTTAGGCTTGCATGTACTATGTCAGGTTTTAATTTTTCCAATGATAGCCTAAGCTCTTTTTCAGCCCTTGGCGAGGGAATTGTATAGACTTGAGATTTAATTAAATATGGGAGACTTACATCAGGATCATTTGCAAGAAATAATGGTTTTGATGAATTTGAACTAGATGGATTGTCGAAATGGATAAAACTAATTTTATGCCCTCTGGCCTTCAATTCCTTAGTTGTTGAATTACCGTAAGTCACATTTCCGCAAAAAGGGGATTTTTTACCCAACCAGGCAATATGAACCACATTAATTGATTTAGCTATTTATAAAGTTAACAGTCAGAGCCGTCATGATCATAATTTTTAAATTTATTAATCATTTATAAAAATCTTAACTATATATTTCTTTCAACATTTTTAGTGATGATAGATCTTTCTCTAATTGAGCACAGATCCAAGTCTCAATAATAAATAATATTTTAAGCCAGACTTTTTTAGGTCCCAATAACTCTCCATTAGATTTTATTGGCAATTCGGGAAAAAGAAGTCTTTGTAATAGAGCAACTTCAGATGCATTTATTTTTAGATTACTTTGAGGATCTTCAATGGACGAAAACCCTTCACTTGGCAAATAATAACAACTCCATTCCCAATTTCCTAAAGGCGGAATAATAGGTTCTCCAGTTTTACAGCAATGATGAATTGGTAAATTTATACCTCCAATGGCTAATAGATGGATTAAAGATTGAATACTCATTGAGAGCATTTTAATATCTTCTTCTTTAGATTCTTCATACAAATAAATCCTATCTAGATGAGCAAGAACACAAGATAAATAGTTTTGTTGCTTGTCATTATTACCTACTAATAAAAAAGTTAATTCAGTTATGGCTTGTGCGGCTGCAAGACATTCGATATTTTTCCCTAGGCCAGAATAGCTTTTTAATATTTTAATTTGACGTACAGATTTAAGATTTCTTTTCCCAAAAATCTGCAGACTTAAATATGTTAATGGAGTAGCTGCAGCAAGACTACTTTTAGGACGCCTAGCACCAGGGACCGCTAATCTCACAATCCCTTGCTCATCAGTAAGTATAGTTATTAATCTATCATTCTCGCCTAATGGAGAAGCTTTAATACAGAGACCTTCTAGTCTGCACTCTCCAGAACCAGACATTTAAATAACCTTTGCTTCTTGAAAAATCTCACAAAAATTAGAAGTCCCCACGCAACTAATTCCATTATCAAACAAATCAATTACGTGCGACAGTTTTTTTATGCCACCTACAACTTTGATTTGATTTTGAGAGCCTGTGATTTTTAGTATTTCGCGGACATCATTAGAAGTAAGAGTAGATCCAAAACCGTCTCCGAATTGAAAATTTTTTATTCCTAATTCCAAACATATTTCAATCGCATTGATAAAAACTTCTTCTTGTAGTTTTGATTTATTTATGATTATTGAAACTGGTAATCCAGATAATTTAACTTGCTCAATTTCAGCAGCGAAAGTTTCTAAATTTCTTTTGGATAAATTGATAAAGTTTGGGATATATTCAATTCCTTTTGCACCCTTATCTTTTGCAAAACAAACTAATTCTTCAATAAATGAAACTGGTAAATCTGCTAAAGGGTAAGAAATAAGTGCGTTTATATCCGCACTGTAATTACCCAAACAGTTTTTAAGATCAGTTAAATAATTTAGTGAAGTAGAAATATTTTTGATATTGTATTTTCTTATTAAATCGCAATTCACACAGAAATCTTCCCATGATAAATAAGGGTTAATAATAATCGCATGAATTTTCTCGTTTAATTCATATTCAATATTGGGCATTTAAAACTTATTTAGATTGAATCAATCCATAACCTCCATGATTCCTTTTATATATAACTTGAAGTTCATTATTTTTCTTGTTTCGAAAAACATAAAAATCATGATCAATTAGATCTAATTGTTTTCTTGCTTCGTCTGATGAAATTGGAGTCATTTCAAAGTATTTATTTTTTATAGATGGCTCAGGCAGACTTGCTTCAGTTCCTTCTTTAAATAAAGCTTTATCTAAAAAATTTGATTCCATTCTTTCAATTGGTAAAGAATCTTTATTTTTAAATTGTTTATTATGAATTGTTTTATTGGTTCTTTCTTTGTATTTGCGTAATTTTCTACAAAGTTTATTTGAAACTAAATCAATGCTTGAGTATAGATTTTCAGTTTTTTCTTCAGCTCTAATTACGGTACCATTTGCAAAAATAGTAACTTCTGCAGTTTGGAACGAGACTCTTGGATTCTTTTCAATTGAAAGATGTATGTCAGCTTCTTTAACGATATCCTTATAGTGATGTATTGCTTTTTCTATCTTTGCTTCAGTATATTCTTTTAATGCTCCAGTGAGCTCAAGATTCTTTCCATGGATTAAAAT
This sequence is a window from Prochlorococcus marinus XMU1419. Protein-coding genes within it:
- a CDS encoding glycosyltransferase family 4 protein — its product is MVHIAWLGKKSPFCGNVTYGNSTTKELKARGHKISFIHFDNPSSSNSSKPLFLANDPDVSLPYLIKSQVYTIPSPRAEKELRLSLEKLKPDIVHASLTLSPLDFRLPELCNKINIPLIGTFHPPFDAKNRNLTASTQQLTYQLYAPSLAKFDKIIIFSELQKNVLEKLGVPKEKQIIIPNGVDENIWKPFYKKNKKYDQVKNKLGNERIFLYMGRIANEKNIEPLLRSWRQTKTQNCKLVIVGDGPMKPTLENSFSNLGNEKLIWWGAELDLETRIAIMQIAEVFFLPSLVEGLSLSLLEAMSAGTACVATDAGADGEVLDNGAGIVISTDNVASQLKTIIPILVEHPSFTKDLGEKARKRILERYTITKNINSLEKVYMNLKDN
- the recO gene encoding DNA repair protein RecO, whose product is MSGSGECRLEGLCIKASPLGENDRLITILTDEQGIVRLAVPGARRPKSSLAAATPLTYLSLQIFGKRNLKSVRQIKILKSYSGLGKNIECLAAAQAITELTFLLVGNNDKQQNYLSCVLAHLDRIYLYEESKEEDIKMLSMSIQSLIHLLAIGGINLPIHHCCKTGEPIIPPLGNWEWSCYYLPSEGFSSIEDPQSNLKINASEVALLQRLLFPELPIKSNGELLGPKKVWLKILFIIETWICAQLEKDLSSLKMLKEIYS
- a CDS encoding 2-deoxyribose-5-phosphate aldolase gives rise to the protein MPNIEYELNEKIHAIIINPYLSWEDFCVNCDLIRKYNIKNISTSLNYLTDLKNCLGNYSADINALISYPLADLPVSFIEELVCFAKDKGAKGIEYIPNFINLSKRNLETFAAEIEQVKLSGLPVSIIINKSKLQEEVFINAIEICLELGIKNFQFGDGFGSTLTSNDVREILKITGSQNQIKVVGGIKKLSHVIDLFDNGISCVGTSNFCEIFQEAKVI
- the hpf gene encoding ribosome hibernation-promoting factor, HPF/YfiA family; amino-acid sequence: MKILIHGKNLELTGALKEYTEAKIEKAIHHYKDIVKEADIHLSIEKNPRVSFQTAEVTIFANGTVIRAEEKTENLYSSIDLVSNKLCRKLRKYKERTNKTIHNKQFKNKDSLPIERMESNFLDKALFKEGTEASLPEPSIKNKYFEMTPISSDEARKQLDLIDHDFYVFRNKKNNELQVIYKRNHGGYGLIQSK